The DNA sequence TGAGCTGACCCTCGCTCAAAAGCAAATGGTACTGATCGCCAGAGGCCTGGTCAAAGATGCGGGCATCATCATTTTGGATGAACCGACTGCCCCGCTGTCGATCGAGGAAACAAAGTATCTTTTTAACATTGTGAGAAAGCTGAAGGCGCAGGGGATGGGCATCATCTTCATTTCCCACCGGCTGCCGGAAGTATTTGAAATAAGTGACCGGATTACCGTCATGAGAGACGGTGAAACCATTCAGACCTTTAAAACAACTCAAGCAACCCATCAGGAAATCGTCGAGGCAATGCTTGGCAAAGACATTCAAATCACAGAAAAACAAAAAACGGTACCCGGGAAGAAACTGTTAGAGGTCGATGGGATAAGTGATGGCGGGTTAGTGAAAAATGCCAGTCTTTCGGTTTCAAGAGGAGAGATAGTAGGAGTCGCAGGGCTGGTTGGAGCAGGAAAAACAGAGCTGGCGCGGATCTTGTTCGGCCTTACGAAAACAGAATCAGGTGAAATGAAGATGAATGGAGAAGTAGGTCCCTTTAAAAGCCCGGCGGATGCGATACGTGCCGGTGTGGTTTTAATCCCGGAAGAAAGAAGGAAAGAGGGATTGTTTATCAATGAGTCGATTGAACATAATCTTTCTTTCCCTCATCTAAAATCGTTTTCCTCTTTTCTTTTCATGAATAAAAAATCAGAGAAAAGCCACGCGGAAAAAATTATTAAGAACCTGGGTGTTAAAACAGGCGGGACAACGGATCCGGTTCTCCATTTAAGCGGAGGAAACCAGCAGAAGGTGGCGATCGGAAAATGGACAGGAGCAGACAGTGACCTCTATATCTTCGATGAACCGACCAAAGGCGTGGACATTGGTGCAAAGAAGGAAATCTTCGACCTTATCCAAAGCCTTGCGGACCAGGGTAAGGGTATTCTCTATCTAACTAATGAAATTTCAGAAATCCTGACTGTTTCAGACCGAATCTTAGTGATGTATGACGGGATGATTGTAAAAGAATTATCAAGGGAAGAGGCCTCACAGGAAAAAATTCTGCTATATGCGAGCGGGGGGAAGGAGGAAAGTGATGAGCAGCAAAGTGTTTCAGTTTGTATATAAATATGGTGCCATCCTATTGATGGCTCTGATTTTGGTTTATTTCACCATCGTAAACCCGGCATTTTTTTCTTACGGTAATATATCCGATATTCTGCGTTCCATCTCCATTGTCACCCTGCTGGCTCTAGGAGTGACATTTACCCTGATTGTGGATGGATTTGATTTGTCGGTAGGGTCCACAATGTCCCTTGCGACGGTCTTAACAGCTTCTTTGATGGTATGGTTTGAGCTCCCGCTTTGGCTAGTCCTGATTCTTCCGATTTTGGCAGGCGCCGCGGTGGGGCTGTTTAACTCCCTTCTTATTGTAAAAATTAAAATACCCGATCTGCTGGCAACCTTAGGGGTCATGTATATCATTTCAGGCCTGCACCGCACATACACTGAGGGATATTCTATCTACAGCCACATGGAATTGACAGCTGGAGGAAAGGCACCTGGAGAGTTTTATCCAAATTTCCTTTGGATTGGGCAGGGAAGACTATGGGGAATTCCTGTCCCCGTGATCATAATGCTGATATTGGTGGCTGCTGTTTACGTGGTATTGAATAAAACCCGGTGGGGAAGAATCCTGTATATGACCGGGGGGAATGCAGAGGCAGCCCGGTTGTCAGGAACCAATGTGAATAAGGTGAAAACCCTTGCTTATGTAGTATCCGGGATCT is a window from the Bacillus infantis NRRL B-14911 genome containing:
- a CDS encoding sugar ABC transporter ATP-binding protein translates to MMGASLLEMRNISKSFGAAKALKRAGLHLASGEVHALLGANGAGKSTLIKILAGAYSHDEGDIYLNGKPVTIHSPKEAKDLGIHCVYQEVDTALVPQLTVAENILLDSFAGGNRFFVSKKELKRKAEEILALLNEEQIAVDQYVSELTLAQKQMVLIARGLVKDAGIIILDEPTAPLSIEETKYLFNIVRKLKAQGMGIIFISHRLPEVFEISDRITVMRDGETIQTFKTTQATHQEIVEAMLGKDIQITEKQKTVPGKKLLEVDGISDGGLVKNASLSVSRGEIVGVAGLVGAGKTELARILFGLTKTESGEMKMNGEVGPFKSPADAIRAGVVLIPEERRKEGLFINESIEHNLSFPHLKSFSSFLFMNKKSEKSHAEKIIKNLGVKTGGTTDPVLHLSGGNQQKVAIGKWTGADSDLYIFDEPTKGVDIGAKKEIFDLIQSLADQGKGILYLTNEISEILTVSDRILVMYDGMIVKELSREEASQEKILLYASGGKEESDEQQSVSVCI
- a CDS encoding ABC transporter permease, which produces MSSKVFQFVYKYGAILLMALILVYFTIVNPAFFSYGNISDILRSISIVTLLALGVTFTLIVDGFDLSVGSTMSLATVLTASLMVWFELPLWLVLILPILAGAAVGLFNSLLIVKIKIPDLLATLGVMYIISGLHRTYTEGYSIYSHMELTAGGKAPGEFYPNFLWIGQGRLWGIPVPVIIMLILVAAVYVVLNKTRWGRILYMTGGNAEAARLSGTNVNKVKTLAYVVSGIFASLAGILFASRVGSGQIDSGASLLMEAVAAVFVGFSVLGAGKPNALGTFFGAALIGVLLNGLTMLNLPYYAFEIVKGTVLVLALTVTYFRLRAKKSARSKIQMKSAS